The following proteins are encoded in a genomic region of Candidatus Methylospira mobilis:
- the pssA gene encoding CDP-diacylglycerol--serine O-phosphatidyltransferase: MTVHRPRKHFSMIRELHLADWFTLANAVCGTVALFSMMTYLQTSEVKHVLFASGLVFAAFIFDFLDGRVARWRRKISSMGRELDSLADIISFGVAPAVIAYGCGMQGLYDRIVLAGFVACGVSRLARYNITAESLSDGGDKVKYFEGTPIPTSLLLVLLMAAAASQGALRESLWFGQVVFAGLTLHPMVLFFAVSGSLMVSRIQFPKI; the protein is encoded by the coding sequence ATGACGGTACATAGACCGCGTAAACATTTTTCGATGATTCGAGAACTCCATCTTGCCGACTGGTTCACATTGGCAAACGCAGTCTGCGGAACGGTGGCGTTGTTTTCCATGATGACGTATCTGCAAACCAGCGAAGTCAAGCATGTATTATTTGCAAGCGGTCTGGTCTTTGCCGCTTTTATCTTCGATTTTCTGGATGGGCGGGTTGCCCGGTGGCGGCGGAAAATTTCTTCCATGGGGCGCGAGCTGGATTCTCTTGCCGACATCATCTCCTTCGGAGTAGCCCCGGCCGTCATTGCGTACGGTTGCGGAATGCAGGGCTTATACGACCGCATTGTCCTGGCTGGTTTTGTTGCATGTGGCGTTTCCCGCCTGGCCCGCTATAACATTACGGCCGAGTCGCTGTCGGACGGTGGCGATAAAGTGAAGTACTTCGAAGGGACGCCTATCCCAACCTCGTTACTGCTGGTATTGTTGATGGCTGCCGCTGCTTCTCAGGGTGCTTTGCGCGAATCTCTTTGGTTCGGACAGGTGGTTTTTGCCGGTTTAACGCTTCATCCGATGGTGTTGTTTTTCGCGGTTTCCGGATCTCTTATGGTCAGCCGCATACAATTCCCAAAAATTTGA
- a CDS encoding EAL domain-containing protein yields the protein MIISNSSFLIGSYLVSAGFIFAIGIQASFVALAGYRTKLYRVFSLLCLLAAGFMFTTVNYYLVDTVAAAAVAIKWQSTLIGFFFLVFYAFVAIYTQQRRIKPWLIGIALILGGLMIANCLSPYGTRYATLDKAAPLILPWGEILPRFSGKTGSYASIPRATHLGILIWALYRSAVQFRQGQRRDGIFLATSVLLLVATYLWGMLIDLGLINSFYSPGLAFLILILLMSIGLALELRHQTSIMKSNADELRIAATAFETQEGIFVTDERKIILRVNKAFCRLTGYQPEEVIGAPPVMIGFGRNQTPFLHHMQEILLHDQCWQGEAWCRNKDGALMEIWLTVSCISDPNEQTHISVGAFSDISKYKAAEARIHDLAFYDPLTNLPNRRLLLDRLQQAITAGNRHRRHGAVLFIDLDNFKILNDSKGHKLGDILLIEVAERLQTTLRESDTVARLGGDGFTAMLYTQGSESEIAGENPHKTAHHEGNTVARLGGDEFVVILNNLDMETRQAVVQAEIVGEKLLGACRGPFSLQGQEYYSSSCIGVCLFLGSQFGVDELLKRADTAMYQAKKEGSNNMRFYDPEMQSILESRLRLESWMRNMVPDNQLRLHYQPKVDSSGRIFGAEVLLRWLHPEQGIISPAEFIPLSEENGLILHIGEWVLKAACQQLKAWENDTKTSSLHLSVNVSAKQIHQPDFVVRVQNILNNTGANPAKLNLELTESMLMEKVEDVINKMSSLKSIGVSFALDDFGTGYSSLSYLKRLPLDELKIDQSFVRDVLIAPNDDAIACAIIALGKSMGLSVIAEGVELQEQLDFLARHGCNHFQGYLFSKPVPIGEFELLLGNAA from the coding sequence ATGATCATTTCGAACAGCTCATTTCTTATCGGTTCTTATCTGGTCAGCGCGGGATTTATATTCGCGATAGGCATTCAGGCAAGCTTTGTCGCTCTGGCGGGATACCGCACGAAACTTTACCGGGTATTCTCGCTGCTGTGCCTCCTGGCGGCGGGCTTCATGTTCACCACAGTCAATTATTATCTGGTTGACACCGTTGCCGCGGCAGCGGTAGCCATCAAATGGCAGTCAACGCTCATCGGGTTTTTCTTCCTCGTTTTTTATGCCTTTGTCGCGATCTATACGCAACAACGCCGAATCAAGCCCTGGTTGATCGGCATAGCGCTGATTCTGGGCGGCCTGATGATAGCCAATTGCCTATCTCCTTACGGCACACGGTACGCAACCCTGGATAAAGCGGCGCCGCTGATTTTGCCCTGGGGAGAAATATTGCCAAGATTTTCAGGAAAAACAGGATCTTATGCATCGATTCCGCGCGCGACCCATTTAGGTATCCTGATTTGGGCACTTTACCGTAGCGCCGTGCAATTCAGGCAGGGACAACGGCGGGACGGGATATTTCTGGCGACCAGCGTTTTACTCCTTGTCGCCACCTATCTATGGGGCATGCTGATAGACTTGGGGCTCATCAACTCCTTCTATAGCCCTGGTCTTGCATTTCTCATACTGATCTTGCTGATGAGCATCGGTCTGGCGCTGGAGTTACGCCATCAAACGTCCATCATGAAATCCAACGCAGATGAACTGCGTATCGCCGCGACCGCCTTTGAAACCCAGGAAGGCATTTTCGTTACCGATGAAAGAAAAATCATCCTGCGCGTCAATAAAGCCTTCTGCCGGCTGACCGGTTACCAGCCCGAAGAAGTAATCGGCGCCCCTCCGGTCATGATCGGATTCGGGCGGAATCAAACTCCGTTCCTTCACCACATGCAGGAAATCCTTTTGCACGACCAATGCTGGCAGGGAGAAGCCTGGTGCAGAAACAAGGACGGCGCGTTAATGGAGATATGGCTGACCGTCAGCTGTATTTCCGATCCCAACGAGCAGACGCATATTTCCGTCGGCGCATTTTCCGATATTTCCAAGTATAAGGCCGCAGAGGCCCGGATACACGACCTTGCCTTCTATGATCCCCTGACCAACCTGCCCAATCGCCGTTTACTTCTCGACCGGCTACAGCAGGCGATCACTGCCGGCAACCGGCATAGAAGACATGGAGCCGTGCTGTTTATCGACCTGGATAATTTCAAAATTCTAAACGACAGTAAAGGACACAAGCTCGGCGATATATTATTGATCGAAGTGGCCGAGCGCCTGCAAACCACGCTGCGTGAAAGCGACACGGTGGCCAGACTGGGCGGAGATGGGTTCACCGCCATGCTATACACGCAGGGATCGGAGTCTGAAATCGCTGGCGAAAATCCGCATAAAACAGCTCATCATGAAGGCAACACAGTGGCAAGACTGGGCGGAGACGAATTCGTCGTCATCCTGAATAATCTGGACATGGAAACCCGGCAGGCGGTCGTACAGGCCGAAATAGTCGGCGAAAAACTGCTGGGAGCCTGCCGCGGACCGTTCAGCCTGCAAGGGCAGGAATACTACAGTTCGTCCTGTATCGGTGTTTGCCTTTTTCTCGGCAGCCAGTTTGGAGTGGATGAACTGCTCAAACGCGCCGATACCGCCATGTACCAGGCAAAAAAGGAAGGAAGCAACAACATGCGCTTTTATGACCCGGAAATGCAGTCCATACTGGAGTCGAGACTGCGGCTGGAGTCCTGGATGCGCAATATGGTCCCCGATAATCAGTTGCGGCTTCATTATCAACCCAAAGTCGATTCCAGCGGCCGGATTTTTGGCGCCGAGGTACTGCTGCGCTGGCTTCATCCGGAGCAGGGAATCATTTCTCCCGCCGAATTCATCCCGCTTTCGGAAGAAAACGGCTTGATTCTGCACATTGGAGAATGGGTGCTGAAGGCGGCCTGCCAACAGTTAAAAGCATGGGAAAACGATACGAAAACCAGTTCCTTGCACCTTTCCGTCAATGTCAGCGCAAAGCAGATCCATCAACCGGATTTTGTGGTACGAGTGCAGAACATACTCAACAACACCGGCGCCAACCCGGCAAAACTCAACCTAGAACTAACCGAAAGCATGCTGATGGAAAAAGTGGAAGACGTCATCAATAAAATGTCTTCCTTGAAATCCATCGGCGTAAGTTTCGCGCTGGATGATTTTGGCACCGGCTATTCCTCTTTGTCCTATCTGAAACGATTGCCGCTTGACGAGCTGAAGATAGACCAGTCTTTCGTACGCGACGTGTTGATAGCCCCTAACGACGACGCCATCGCCTGCGCCATCATAGCGCTGGGAAAAAGCATGGGACTATCGGTCATCGCCGAAGGCGTGGAGCTTCAGGAACAGCTGGACTTTCTAGCCCGTCACGGTTGCAATCATTTTCAGGGCTATCTGTTCAGCAAGCCGGTACCGATCGGTGAATTCGAGCTGCTGCTGGGCAACGCCGCCTGA